From the genome of Hymenobacter sp. PAMC 26628, one region includes:
- a CDS encoding cytosine permease has protein sequence MALLFWGISAGHGLGPILAQPSKFTSSAAFWAFFFPSLTGMVGFWATLSLNIPDFTRYATSQRAQQLGQAIGLPASMTLFSFVGVVVTSATFVIYGHTIWDPVVLAAKFESKLLVSAAMLAVALSTLATNIAANIVSPANDFANVSPTRISFKAGGYVTGVFGMLIFPWKLIADPSGYIFTWLVGYSALLGPIGAIMIADYYLLRHQQLDLPALYQYRGPYAYRGGVNPAALLALALGVLPNVPGFLTAIGVLPKGAVWPGLVAVYNYAWFVGFLLSAGIYLLLMRRQTAPRPAPHAADAVAPAAASLVQ, from the coding sequence TTGGCGCTGCTGTTTTGGGGCATATCGGCCGGGCATGGGCTGGGGCCCATCCTGGCGCAGCCCAGCAAGTTCACGTCGAGCGCCGCATTTTGGGCCTTCTTTTTTCCCTCCCTCACGGGCATGGTGGGGTTTTGGGCCACGCTTTCGCTCAACATCCCGGATTTCACGCGCTACGCCACCAGCCAGCGGGCCCAGCAACTGGGCCAGGCCATCGGCCTGCCCGCGTCGATGACGCTGTTTTCCTTCGTGGGGGTGGTGGTCACGTCGGCCACGTTTGTCATCTACGGCCACACCATTTGGGACCCCGTGGTGCTGGCCGCCAAGTTCGAGAGCAAGCTGCTGGTGAGTGCTGCTATGCTAGCCGTGGCCCTGAGCACGCTGGCCACCAACATTGCGGCCAATATCGTGAGTCCCGCCAACGACTTCGCCAACGTGTCGCCTACGCGCATCAGCTTCAAGGCCGGCGGCTACGTCACCGGCGTCTTCGGCATGCTCATCTTCCCCTGGAAGCTTATCGCCGACCCATCGGGCTACATCTTCACCTGGCTCGTGGGCTATTCGGCGCTGCTGGGGCCCATCGGCGCCATCATGATTGCCGATTACTACCTGCTGCGCCACCAGCAGCTCGACCTGCCCGCCCTCTACCAGTACCGGGGCCCCTACGCCTACCGCGGCGGCGTGAACCCCGCCGCCCTGCTGGCCCTGGCGCTGGGCGTGCTGCCCAACGTGCCGGGCTTCCTCACCGCCATCGGCGTGCTGCCCAAGGGTGCGGTGTGGCCCGGCCTGGTGGCCGTGTACAACTACGCGTGGTTCGTGGGCTTCCTGCTTTCGGCTGGAATCTATTTGCTGCTGATGCGCCGCCAAACGGCCCCCCGGCCCGCGCCCCACGCGGCCGATGCCGTGGCCCCAGCGGCGGCTTCGCTGGTGCAGTGA
- a CDS encoding DUF72 domain-containing protein, with translation MATYHIGCSGYHYRHWRGVFYPEKLPMRRWFEYYCQQFRTLELNVTFYRFPQLSFLENWYAQAPADFQFAVKVPQLITHYKQFHGVGQLLGDFYGTAGRGLLDKLGPVLFQLPPRLAYDADRLTRILDCLDPAFVNVLEFRHPSWWRDEVYDALRLRQVVFSGQSHPLLPDAVVATAPTLYYRFHGVPHLYASPYDAPFLQRVAAAVAAAPGVEQAYLYFNNDIDGSAIGNAHQLLDAVGSAQPRGAN, from the coding sequence ATGGCTACTTACCACATCGGCTGCTCGGGCTACCACTACCGGCACTGGCGCGGCGTGTTCTACCCCGAAAAACTGCCCATGCGGCGCTGGTTCGAGTACTACTGCCAGCAGTTCCGCACCCTGGAGCTGAACGTGACGTTCTACCGCTTTCCGCAACTATCCTTCTTGGAAAACTGGTACGCGCAGGCCCCGGCCGACTTTCAATTTGCCGTGAAAGTGCCGCAGCTGATCACCCACTACAAGCAGTTTCACGGCGTGGGGCAACTGCTGGGCGACTTCTACGGCACGGCCGGCCGGGGCCTGCTCGACAAGCTGGGGCCCGTGCTGTTTCAGCTACCCCCGCGCCTGGCCTACGACGCCGACCGGCTAACGCGCATCCTCGACTGCCTCGACCCGGCGTTTGTGAACGTGCTCGAATTTCGGCACCCCAGCTGGTGGCGCGACGAGGTGTACGACGCCCTACGGCTGCGCCAAGTGGTATTCAGTGGCCAAAGCCACCCGCTGCTGCCCGATGCCGTGGTGGCCACCGCGCCCACGCTGTACTACCGGTTCCACGGCGTGCCGCACCTCTACGCCTCGCCCTACGACGCGCCGTTCTTGCAGCGCGTGGCTGCGGCAGTTGCCGCCGCCCCGGGCGTGGAGCAGGCTTATTTGTACTTCAACAACGACATCGACGGCTCGGCCATCGGCAACGCCCACCAGCTGCTTGACGCGGTGGGTTCAGCCCAGCCGCGTGGCGCCAACTAA
- the yiaK gene encoding 3-dehydro-L-gulonate 2-dehydrogenase has product MRIPYQQFQQEFKRVLMTLDFPEAKAGQCATLFAENSRDGVYTHGLNRFPTFVGHVKASLVHPAEPELVETNGLVERWDGHLGPGPTNAATGMARAIALAGQHGLGCVALRNANHWMRGGTYGWQAAEAGCIGLCFTNTIANVTPWGGTDARLGNNPLVLAVPRAAGHLVLDMALSQYSFGKVSTYAAAHEALPVPGGYDQAGNLTTDAAEIMASQRGVPIGFWKGSGLALMLDVVLTALSGGRSTADITRSGQESGVSQCFICIRQPALHESVIEEMLRFTKSSPLGPGSAGIFYPGEQSLATRTANLAQGTPVNEAIWEQVLRM; this is encoded by the coding sequence ATGCGCATCCCCTACCAGCAGTTTCAGCAAGAGTTCAAACGGGTGTTAATGACCTTGGATTTCCCCGAGGCCAAGGCCGGGCAGTGCGCCACGCTGTTTGCCGAAAACAGCCGCGACGGCGTGTACACCCACGGCCTGAACCGTTTCCCTACCTTCGTGGGCCACGTGAAGGCGAGCCTGGTGCACCCCGCCGAGCCGGAGCTGGTGGAAACCAACGGCTTGGTGGAGCGCTGGGACGGCCACTTGGGCCCCGGCCCTACCAACGCGGCCACGGGCATGGCGCGGGCCATTGCCCTGGCCGGACAGCACGGCCTCGGCTGCGTGGCCCTGCGCAACGCCAACCACTGGATGCGCGGCGGCACCTACGGCTGGCAGGCCGCCGAGGCCGGCTGCATCGGCCTGTGCTTCACCAATACCATCGCCAACGTGACGCCCTGGGGCGGCACCGACGCCCGCCTCGGCAACAACCCCTTGGTGCTGGCCGTGCCCCGCGCGGCCGGCCACCTGGTGCTCGACATGGCCCTGTCGCAGTACTCGTTTGGCAAGGTGAGCACCTACGCCGCGGCCCACGAGGCGCTGCCCGTACCCGGCGGCTACGACCAGGCCGGCAACCTGACCACCGATGCCGCCGAAATCATGGCCTCGCAGCGCGGCGTGCCCATCGGCTTCTGGAAAGGCTCGGGGCTGGCGCTGATGCTCGACGTGGTACTGACGGCCCTGAGCGGCGGTCGTTCCACGGCCGACATCACCCGGAGCGGGCAGGAATCCGGGGTGTCGCAGTGCTTCATCTGCATCCGGCAGCCGGCTTTGCACGAGTCGGTCATCGAAGAAATGCTGCGCTTTACCAAAAGCAGTCCGCTGGGGCCCGGCAGCGCGGGCATTTTTTACCCCGGCGAGCAGTCGTTGGCTACCCGCACGGCCAACCTGGCGCAGGGCACCCCGGTGAACGAGGCCATTTGGGAGCAGGTGCTGCGCATGTAG
- a CDS encoding amidohydrolase family protein: MRKNSLFRCFLSAVLAGAPAAASRAQAPPAFTPQVQAFIKVNAPVVALTDAKVIDGTGRPALLHQTVLLRGGRIEQVGPSKKVKVPAGAQVVSCAGKTLIPGLVMLHEHLYYTMPAGGFFNIAQMPYSFPRLYLAGGATTIRTAGSIEPQTDLAIQRLIGEGKFTGPDMDVTAPYIEEPSMDIPALNTVKGPEEAAAATKFWADRGCTSFKMYMHATRADLAAVVREAHPRHLKITGHLCALTYREAADLGIDNLEHGFMASSDFVPNKTPDVADYPAAHQALQRLPVNSPAMADLIKFLIGKHVALTSTLPVFEPYTGREVVLGGGLDALIPQLQERETTTWQQNQGKDSASVALFKKEQAWEKQFYDAGGLLVAGTDPTGAGRTIAGYANRHEIELLVEGGFTPLQAIKICTLNGARYLGREKEIGTIEAGKQADLVLVNGDPEQDIHQLRQMEIVFKHGVGFDSPKLFESMKGKVGLN; this comes from the coding sequence ATGAGAAAAAACTCGCTTTTTCGCTGCTTCCTAAGCGCCGTACTCGCCGGGGCCCCGGCCGCGGCCAGCCGGGCGCAGGCCCCGCCCGCGTTCACGCCCCAGGTGCAAGCCTTCATCAAGGTGAACGCGCCGGTGGTGGCCCTCACCGACGCCAAGGTCATCGACGGCACCGGGCGGCCGGCGCTGCTGCACCAAACTGTGCTGCTGCGCGGCGGCCGCATCGAGCAGGTGGGCCCCAGCAAAAAGGTGAAGGTGCCCGCCGGGGCCCAGGTGGTGAGCTGCGCTGGCAAAACGCTGATTCCCGGCCTGGTGATGCTGCACGAGCACCTGTACTACACCATGCCGGCGGGCGGGTTCTTCAACATCGCCCAGATGCCGTACTCGTTCCCGCGGCTGTACCTGGCGGGCGGGGCCACCACCATCCGCACGGCCGGCAGCATCGAGCCCCAAACCGACCTGGCCATTCAGCGGCTCATCGGTGAGGGCAAGTTCACCGGGCCCGACATGGACGTAACGGCGCCCTACATCGAGGAGCCGAGCATGGACATTCCGGCCCTGAACACCGTGAAGGGCCCCGAGGAAGCCGCCGCCGCCACCAAGTTCTGGGCCGACCGGGGCTGCACCTCGTTCAAAATGTACATGCACGCCACCCGCGCCGACCTGGCCGCCGTGGTGCGCGAGGCCCACCCGCGCCACCTCAAAATCACCGGCCACCTCTGCGCCCTCACCTACCGCGAGGCCGCCGACCTTGGCATTGACAACCTGGAGCACGGCTTCATGGCCAGCTCGGATTTTGTGCCCAACAAAACGCCCGACGTGGCCGACTACCCCGCCGCCCACCAGGCCCTGCAACGCCTGCCCGTGAACAGCCCCGCCATGGCGGACCTCATCAAATTTCTTATCGGCAAGCACGTGGCCCTTACCTCCACGCTGCCCGTGTTCGAGCCCTACACCGGACGCGAAGTGGTGCTTGGCGGCGGCCTCGATGCCCTGATTCCGCAGCTGCAAGAGCGCGAAACCACCACGTGGCAGCAAAACCAGGGCAAGGACTCGGCCAGCGTGGCCCTCTTCAAAAAGGAGCAAGCCTGGGAAAAGCAGTTCTACGACGCTGGGGGCCTACTCGTGGCCGGCACCGACCCCACCGGCGCGGGCCGCACCATAGCTGGCTACGCCAACCGCCACGAAATCGAATTGCTAGTCGAAGGCGGCTTCACGCCGCTGCAAGCCATCAAAATCTGTACCCTCAACGGAGCCCGCTACCTGGGCCGCGAAAAGGAAATCGGTACCATAGAAGCCGGCAAGCAGGCCGACTTGGTGCTGGTAAACGGCGACCCCGAGCAGGACATCCACCAACTCCGCCAGATGGAAATCGTGTTCAAGCACGGCGTCGGCTTCGACTCGCCCAAGCTCTTCGAATCGATGAAAGGCAAGGTGGGCCTGAACTAA
- a CDS encoding protein adenylyltransferase SelO produces the protein MGAPQITQVSFENPFVDELRGEASGLLGPRQVPGYCYSRVVPTPVRDPHLLAWSAELGAYLGLAKPAERGPAVDALAGNLVTGSMKPFAARYGGHQFGNWAGQLGDGRAISLGQVAATDGSRQEIQLKGAGPTPYSRRADGRAVLRSSLREFLCSEAMHYLGVPTTRALSLVATGDSVVRDMFYNGNAAPEPGAIVARVAPTFIRFGNFQIMAAHSETNNLRALADYTIHHHYPELGPPSPAVYVRWFEEIAQRTAVLVAHWMSVGFVHGVLNTDNMSILGLTIDYGPYGWLEPYDPDWTPNTTDFGSRRYAFGQQPRVALWNLMALAQALTPLLDDAQALRPGLDVYADTLAATRHALMLRKLGLTPLAPEADLALTQDLPEALAGPEIDMTVFFRHLSHLAPALVAEPGRETERFDELLAVAAYAVVPGEDQLLRQWLRRYALRLRQEPASGETLRANMLRANPKFVLRNYLAQGAIEAAEAGDLSRLETLFEVLKTPFAEHPAHDELAAKRPDWARDKPGSATLSCSS, from the coding sequence ATGGGCGCCCCGCAGATAACCCAAGTTTCCTTTGAAAACCCCTTCGTAGACGAGCTACGCGGCGAAGCATCGGGCCTGCTGGGGCCCCGGCAAGTGCCGGGCTATTGCTACTCGCGGGTGGTACCCACGCCCGTGCGCGACCCACACCTGCTGGCGTGGTCAGCCGAGCTGGGCGCGTACCTGGGCCTGGCGAAACCGGCCGAGCGGGGCCCCGCGGTGGACGCGCTGGCCGGCAACCTGGTCACGGGCAGCATGAAGCCCTTTGCGGCGCGCTACGGCGGGCACCAGTTCGGCAACTGGGCGGGGCAGCTCGGCGACGGGAGGGCCATTTCGCTGGGCCAGGTGGCGGCCACGGACGGCTCGCGCCAGGAAATTCAGCTCAAGGGAGCGGGCCCCACGCCGTATTCGCGCCGCGCCGACGGCCGGGCCGTACTGCGCTCGTCGCTGCGCGAGTTTCTGTGCAGCGAGGCCATGCACTACCTCGGCGTGCCCACCACGCGGGCCCTGAGCTTAGTGGCCACCGGCGATTCGGTCGTCCGCGACATGTTTTACAACGGCAACGCCGCCCCTGAGCCGGGGGCCATTGTGGCGCGGGTGGCGCCCACGTTCATCCGGTTCGGCAACTTCCAAATAATGGCGGCCCACAGCGAAACGAACAACCTGCGCGCGCTGGCCGACTACACCATTCACCACCACTACCCCGAGCTGGGGCCCCCATCGCCGGCGGTTTACGTGCGCTGGTTTGAGGAAATAGCCCAGCGCACGGCCGTGCTGGTGGCGCACTGGATGAGCGTGGGCTTCGTGCACGGCGTGTTGAATACCGATAACATGTCCATCCTCGGCCTTACCATCGACTACGGCCCTTACGGCTGGCTCGAGCCCTACGACCCCGACTGGACGCCCAACACCACCGACTTCGGCTCGCGGCGCTACGCCTTCGGCCAGCAGCCCCGGGTGGCCCTGTGGAACCTGATGGCCCTGGCGCAGGCCCTCACGCCACTGCTCGACGATGCGCAAGCCCTGCGCCCTGGCCTCGACGTGTACGCCGACACGCTGGCCGCCACCCGGCACGCGCTGATGCTGCGCAAGCTCGGCCTCACGCCCTTGGCGCCCGAGGCAGACCTCGCCCTGACCCAGGATTTGCCCGAAGCCCTGGCTGGCCCGGAAATCGACATGACGGTTTTTTTTCGGCACCTCTCCCACCTGGCCCCGGCCCTGGTGGCCGAACCCGGCCGCGAAACCGAGCGATTCGACGAGCTGCTGGCGGTAGCGGCCTACGCGGTGGTGCCCGGCGAAGACCAGCTCCTGCGGCAATGGCTGCGGCGCTACGCGCTCCGCCTCCGCCAGGAACCGGCCAGCGGCGAAACCTTGCGAGCCAACATGCTGCGTGCCAACCCGAAGTTCGTACTGCGCAATTACCTCGCCCAAGGGGCCATTGAGGCCGCCGAAGCCGGTGACTTGTCCCGGCTCGAAACGCTGTTCGAAGTACTGAAAACGCCGTTTGCTGAACACCCTGCGCACGACGAGCTGGCCGCCAAGCGGCCCGACTGGGCCCGCGACAAGCCCGGCAGCGCCACGCTCTCGTGCAGCTCCTAA
- a CDS encoding DUF72 domain-containing protein → MPPAYYIGCSGFSFRDWKGAFYPPDLPPRKWLAYYCSQFNTLELNVTFYRMPTLKAFETWYAQSPADYRFAVKAPRQVTHYKKFNADAQPILADFYGTVREGLREKLGPVLFQLPPKAEYSDELAQRLVDSLNPAFANVVEFRHPSWWEAEPQRLLTRHGIAFAGQSYPPPLELPDEVVANTAVLYYRFHGVPELYKSSYSPEFLARIAAEIKAAKNVQQVYLYFNNGIGAAGVHNTRQMQALLGQ, encoded by the coding sequence ATGCCTCCCGCTTACTACATCGGCTGTTCCGGCTTTTCGTTTCGCGACTGGAAGGGCGCGTTTTACCCGCCCGACCTGCCCCCGCGCAAGTGGCTGGCCTACTACTGCTCGCAGTTCAACACCCTGGAGCTGAACGTCACCTTTTACCGGATGCCGACCCTGAAGGCCTTTGAAACCTGGTACGCGCAGAGCCCCGCCGATTACCGGTTCGCCGTGAAGGCGCCGCGCCAGGTGACGCACTACAAGAAATTCAACGCCGACGCCCAGCCCATCCTGGCCGATTTCTACGGCACCGTGCGCGAGGGGCTGCGCGAGAAGCTGGGCCCCGTGCTGTTTCAGCTACCACCCAAGGCGGAATACAGCGACGAGCTGGCCCAGCGCTTGGTCGACAGCCTCAACCCGGCGTTTGCCAACGTGGTGGAGTTTCGGCACCCGAGCTGGTGGGAGGCCGAGCCGCAGCGGCTGCTCACGCGGCACGGCATTGCCTTCGCGGGGCAGAGCTACCCGCCGCCCCTGGAGCTGCCCGACGAGGTAGTGGCCAACACGGCCGTGCTGTACTACCGCTTCCACGGCGTGCCCGAACTGTATAAATCGTCGTACAGCCCGGAGTTCCTGGCCCGCATTGCGGCGGAAATAAAAGCGGCCAAAAACGTGCAGCAGGTGTACCTGTATTTCAACAACGGCATCGGGGCCGCGGGTGTGCACAACACCCGGCAGATGCAGGCGCTGCTGGGCCAGTAG
- a CDS encoding aromatic alcohol reductase, which translates to MAEQITGPQSIPNAEPALIVLAGATGDLGYRIAQHLLQRGARVRALVRPGNTKPKVETLRQQGATIVEVDFDDVGALTYACVDAACVVSAVSGLRDVMVDLQTRLLDAAVAAGVPRFIPSDYSIDFTKLPAGSNRNLDLRREFGQRLDGAPIQATSILNGMFMDLLTGQAPVVLFGIRRVLYWGSADQPLDFTAIADTAAFTASAALDATTPRYLRVAGAVATVRDLQAAATAVTGRRFRRLRAGSLWLLKLMIRATRQLAPAPDEVFPPWQGMQYLHNMFTGAPKLAPLDNARYPDIRWTPLREVLATAK; encoded by the coding sequence GTGGCAGAGCAAATAACCGGCCCGCAAAGCATTCCGAACGCCGAACCAGCCCTCATCGTGCTGGCCGGCGCCACCGGCGACCTCGGCTACCGCATCGCGCAGCACCTCCTGCAACGCGGCGCCCGCGTGCGGGCCCTGGTGCGCCCCGGCAACACCAAGCCCAAAGTCGAAACCCTGCGCCAACAAGGCGCCACCATCGTAGAAGTGGATTTCGACGACGTGGGGGCCCTAACCTACGCCTGCGTTGACGCCGCTTGCGTGGTGTCGGCCGTGTCGGGGCTGCGCGACGTGATGGTGGACCTGCAAACGAGGCTGCTCGACGCGGCCGTGGCCGCCGGCGTGCCCCGCTTTATCCCGTCCGACTACTCCATCGACTTCACTAAGCTCCCCGCCGGCTCCAACCGCAACCTCGACCTGCGCCGTGAGTTCGGCCAGCGGCTCGACGGGGCCCCCATTCAGGCCACCTCCATCCTCAACGGCATGTTCATGGACCTGCTGACCGGGCAGGCGCCGGTGGTCCTGTTCGGCATCCGGCGGGTGCTGTACTGGGGCAGCGCCGACCAGCCGCTCGACTTCACCGCCATCGCCGACACCGCCGCCTTCACGGCCTCCGCCGCCCTCGACGCCACCACGCCCCGCTACCTGCGCGTGGCCGGCGCCGTCGCCACCGTCCGCGACCTCCAGGCCGCCGCCACCGCCGTGACGGGCCGCCGCTTCCGCCGCCTGCGGGCCGGCAGCTTGTGGCTCCTGAAGCTGATGATTCGGGCGACGCGCCAACTCGCCCCGGCCCCCGATGAGGTGTTCCCGCCCTGGCAGGGCATGCAGTACCTGCACAACATGTTCACCGGGGCCCCCAAACTCGCGCCCCTCGACAACGCCCGCTACCCCGACATCCGGTGGACGCCGCTGCGCGAGGTGCTGGCCACGGCCAAGTAG
- a CDS encoding Fic family protein, with the protein MGHYTDAPGDNLLGLTDRHLLDEAEAEGLIRAENYLYDLPEETEFTVALLLDLHRVAFGRVYEWAGHYRRSNPNVGDFLPPAFQQVPTLLYQFAEEVQHRQQSTRTEAELAALLAYAHHRFVAIHPFTNGNGRTARLLTNFLAFRYGYQEVELYQRAAGEGREVYLHAIKAGNSLDYRALEQLISTQLRLFAA; encoded by the coding sequence ATGGGCCACTATACCGACGCACCCGGGGACAACCTACTGGGCTTAACTGACCGCCACTTGCTGGATGAGGCGGAGGCAGAAGGCCTCATTCGGGCTGAAAACTACCTTTACGACCTGCCCGAAGAAACGGAATTTACCGTGGCGCTGCTGCTCGACCTGCACCGCGTGGCATTTGGGCGGGTGTACGAGTGGGCGGGCCACTACCGACGCTCCAATCCGAACGTCGGCGACTTCCTGCCCCCGGCCTTTCAGCAAGTCCCTACCCTGCTGTATCAGTTTGCAGAGGAAGTGCAGCACCGGCAGCAGTCGACCCGTACCGAAGCCGAGTTAGCAGCTTTGCTGGCCTATGCGCATCATCGCTTCGTGGCTATCCACCCCTTCACGAATGGCAATGGCCGCACCGCCCGACTACTCACCAATTTTCTGGCCTTTCGCTACGGCTACCAAGAAGTAGAATTGTACCAGCGGGCAGCTGGCGAAGGCCGGGAGGTGTATTTGCACGCTATAAAAGCGGGGAATTCTCTCGATTACCGGGCGCTGGAGCAATTAATTAGCACACAACTTCGTCTGTTTGCGGCGTAG
- a CDS encoding glycosyltransferase family 25 protein: MTTGISKLISSLVFNAFAHYNFSNRIEYVKLRLRWYIPPELERVVEESIYIRQTFVLSLKNSLDRRSFIKKGFDGEKLHYSIVDGLMGVDVCKYPNIISVRSVAFLSEGSVGCWLGHYSVWKRIVSQKIEYSMIFEDDVILAKSFNTKLNSVLENVPNDFDILFLNSGNNYSHNKRVIINKRIFIPYQIRNGAYGYIVSYSGVKKLLNMIPSVQVTRGGIDSAIGSLIRDKRILAYHLDEPLCWVDYSFSSSIKLK, translated from the coding sequence GTGACTACAGGGATATCAAAGCTAATTAGCTCACTAGTATTTAATGCTTTTGCGCATTACAACTTCAGTAATAGAATTGAATATGTAAAGCTCAGATTAAGGTGGTATATACCTCCTGAATTAGAGCGTGTAGTTGAAGAGTCAATTTATATAAGACAAACGTTCGTTTTATCGTTAAAAAATAGTTTAGATAGAAGAAGCTTTATCAAAAAAGGATTTGATGGAGAGAAATTACACTATTCTATTGTCGATGGATTAATGGGAGTAGATGTGTGCAAGTATCCAAATATAATTAGTGTAAGGTCAGTTGCTTTCCTTTCAGAGGGAAGTGTTGGATGTTGGCTTGGGCACTATTCAGTTTGGAAAAGGATTGTCAGTCAAAAAATTGAGTATTCAATGATTTTTGAGGATGATGTGATTCTGGCTAAAAGTTTTAATACCAAGTTAAATTCTGTATTAGAAAATGTGCCAAATGATTTTGACATATTATTTTTGAATTCAGGTAATAATTATTCTCATAATAAGCGTGTTATTATAAATAAACGGATTTTTATTCCATATCAAATTAGGAATGGGGCATACGGCTACATCGTTAGCTATAGCGGAGTGAAGAAGCTTTTGAATATGATTCCATCCGTGCAAGTGACACGAGGAGGGATAGATTCTGCAATTGGCTCATTAATTCGAGATAAGAGAATTCTTGCCTATCATTTGGATGAGCCACTTTGCTGGGTTGACTATTCGTTTTCAAGTTCTATCAAACTAAAATAA